A single region of the Thermoplasmata archaeon genome encodes:
- a CDS encoding chromate resistance protein ChrB domain-containing protein: protein MKWVTREKAKVDRIACPWLITKFVDPKAEFLFVPREKVLEVAKTQSAIPYDSPGAELFHYKEGGDERCSFDAIIRKYKLSDPALLDMAEIVRTADAAPRTRRAEGAGLEAMALGFRANAKDDFENMRLQFPAYDALYAYCKLKVEGNAKLEHAT, encoded by the coding sequence ATGAAATGGGTAACCCGAGAGAAGGCAAAGGTGGATCGAATCGCGTGTCCCTGGCTCATCACGAAATTCGTCGATCCGAAGGCAGAGTTCCTGTTCGTGCCTCGGGAGAAAGTCTTGGAGGTCGCGAAGACACAGAGTGCGATCCCCTACGACAGTCCCGGCGCCGAGCTGTTCCACTACAAGGAGGGAGGCGACGAGCGATGCAGCTTTGACGCGATCATCAGGAAGTACAAGCTCTCGGATCCGGCGCTCCTCGACATGGCCGAAATCGTGCGCACGGCGGATGCGGCTCCGCGGACGCGACGTGCCGAGGGTGCGGGGCTCGAGGCGATGGCTCTGGGGTTCCGAGCGAATGCGAAGGACGATTTCGAGAACATGCGGCTTCAGTTCCCCGCGTACGATGCGCTCTATGCGTACTGCAAACTCAAGGTCGAGGGCAACGCCAAGCTGGAGCACGCGACTTGA
- a CDS encoding MFS transporter — MVLRTGRFVGLGDWIDRDGKLIFLEKTVRTVPYGFLGVIFGVYLAQLGFTPVAIGIVLTATVLSSALYTLVISFLADRIGRRKTLVFFALADVVAGALLFGARDWWAPVLAGIVGNMTVGAGEVGPFLSLETAILPRTCHADRRTLAFSVYNLVGYGASSAGALLAGLPNYIGYSPLFLGYMISGLLGAAFYSRLSSHVEPDAGRARGSAISPRGRPIVVKLSALFAVDSFGGGFIGQSLLSYYFYLRFGLDLSTLGAIFFATQLVTALSFLLAERIARKVGLLRTMVFTHVPSNVLLIAVAFAPTAASAVALLLGRQSLSQMDVPTRQSYVMSIVDEQDRTAAAGLTSATRTVSSSISPSLAGYALANLWLGTPLVAAGSLKLAYDLLIYGNFRKVRPPEELAK, encoded by the coding sequence ATGGTGCTCCGCACGGGGAGATTTGTGGGCCTCGGAGACTGGATCGATCGGGACGGGAAGCTCATCTTCCTCGAGAAGACGGTCCGAACGGTCCCCTACGGCTTCCTCGGAGTCATCTTTGGTGTCTACCTCGCCCAACTCGGCTTCACTCCCGTCGCCATCGGAATCGTCCTGACCGCGACCGTCCTCAGCAGCGCGCTCTACACGCTCGTGATCAGCTTCCTTGCGGATCGTATCGGCCGGAGGAAAACGCTCGTCTTCTTCGCCCTTGCCGATGTCGTGGCGGGTGCCCTCCTCTTTGGCGCGAGGGATTGGTGGGCCCCGGTCTTGGCCGGCATCGTTGGGAACATGACGGTCGGGGCAGGAGAAGTCGGTCCGTTCCTTTCGCTCGAGACGGCGATCCTCCCGCGAACGTGTCACGCCGATCGACGGACCCTTGCGTTCAGCGTGTACAACCTGGTCGGATACGGAGCGTCCTCGGCCGGGGCGCTCCTCGCAGGCCTCCCGAACTACATCGGGTATTCGCCGCTTTTCCTGGGGTACATGATCTCGGGCCTCCTCGGCGCCGCGTTCTACTCCCGCTTGTCGAGCCATGTCGAGCCGGACGCGGGCCGCGCCCGAGGCTCCGCCATATCCCCCCGCGGTCGCCCCATCGTGGTCAAGCTGTCGGCCCTCTTTGCGGTGGACTCGTTCGGCGGCGGGTTCATCGGGCAGAGCCTCCTCTCCTACTACTTCTACCTCCGGTTCGGGCTGGATCTTTCCACGCTCGGGGCCATCTTCTTTGCGACGCAGCTTGTGACCGCGTTGTCCTTCCTCCTGGCCGAGCGGATCGCGCGGAAGGTCGGCTTGTTGCGGACGATGGTCTTCACCCACGTGCCCTCGAACGTGTTGCTCATCGCCGTCGCGTTCGCCCCGACGGCCGCGAGCGCCGTCGCTCTTCTCCTGGGTCGACAGTCGTTGTCGCAGATGGATGTGCCGACGAGGCAATCGTACGTCATGTCAATCGTGGACGAACAAGACCGAACCGCGGCGGCGGGCCTCACGAGCGCAACGCGCACGGTCTCTTCGTCGATCAGTCCATCGCTGGCGGGCTACGCCTTGGCGAACCTCTGGCTCGGGACCCCGCTGGTGGCCGCCGGGTCCCTCAAGTTGGCGTACGACCTGTTGATTTACGGGAACTTTCGCAAGGTCCGGCCTCCAGAGGAGCTCGCGAAGTGA
- a CDS encoding helix-turn-helix domain-containing protein codes for MSASHDGGSHWSTPVEILPATPGGLYPEVTAYNNQVVVALSYNVVPKYIAAIISHDGGASWSNATNLSAADVGYQMPSVAVSSQGIFAVTWSQLGGIVVSVSRDNGWTWGSPIVVAPVPGGGFGHSAVFDDLGRLYIAWTTPAAYSTNATLYVAVSNRSLDRFNASTFSISFHSPLPTGVWYQENLAAAGDQNVFLAWESGDPSTPDAPGNGIFVRSVTGAIRGEIAIKGTLPARSLTVELRDLATGATVRETTWDGTPVVFAGLAPDNYGLVLQAGNSSTGYGQLPVQAWGLTNFTIDVGPPSPSPALPLVSVAATVAGIFLFGAVLSAIQYTRLAKEKVLQKKVRALIYEYVRDNPGSSFSVIRNAVGLENGVATYHLAVLENQGLVRSKVHRRHRWYYPDGDASLWKDVPLSALQRSILGAVQGSPGAGVREIARLTGHRASSVAYTLQGLVREGILRQERLRRYVRYFPTE; via the coding sequence ATGAGCGCGTCGCACGACGGAGGATCGCACTGGTCCACTCCGGTAGAAATCCTGCCCGCCACCCCGGGCGGGTTGTACCCGGAAGTAACGGCGTACAACAACCAGGTGGTGGTTGCACTGAGTTACAATGTTGTGCCAAAGTACATCGCCGCAATCATCTCTCACGATGGCGGAGCGAGCTGGTCGAACGCCACGAACCTGTCGGCGGCGGACGTCGGTTATCAAATGCCGTCTGTCGCCGTGTCGTCCCAAGGAATCTTCGCGGTGACTTGGAGCCAACTCGGGGGGATTGTCGTCTCGGTTTCGCGAGACAACGGTTGGACCTGGGGCTCGCCTATCGTCGTCGCGCCAGTTCCTGGCGGGGGCTTCGGTCATTCCGCGGTCTTTGACGACCTAGGGCGTCTGTACATCGCGTGGACGACGCCGGCTGCCTATTCCACGAACGCGACTCTCTACGTCGCCGTCTCCAATCGATCCCTGGACCGCTTCAACGCGTCGACGTTCTCGATCAGCTTCCACTCCCCTCTTCCGACGGGCGTCTGGTATCAAGAGAATCTCGCCGCAGCCGGAGACCAGAACGTCTTCCTTGCTTGGGAGTCGGGCGATCCATCGACACCCGATGCTCCCGGGAACGGCATCTTTGTCCGATCCGTGACCGGCGCGATCCGAGGCGAAATTGCCATCAAGGGCACTCTCCCCGCACGCTCTCTAACGGTGGAATTGCGGGACCTCGCGACCGGGGCAACAGTGCGAGAGACGACCTGGGACGGCACCCCAGTAGTCTTTGCAGGGCTGGCTCCGGATAATTATGGCCTCGTGCTGCAGGCGGGCAACTCGTCAACCGGTTATGGCCAGCTTCCGGTGCAGGCTTGGGGCCTTACGAATTTCACAATCGATGTAGGTCCTCCCTCACCTTCTCCCGCGCTTCCGTTGGTTTCGGTCGCGGCCACCGTCGCCGGCATCTTCCTGTTCGGGGCTGTCCTATCTGCGATCCAGTACACTCGTTTAGCCAAGGAAAAAGTGCTTCAGAAGAAAGTGCGTGCCCTGATTTACGAGTACGTCCGGGACAATCCGGGGTCGTCCTTCTCGGTGATCCGGAACGCCGTCGGCCTCGAAAATGGCGTGGCGACTTACCACCTTGCGGTCTTGGAAAACCAAGGACTGGTCCGGTCCAAGGTCCATCGGCGGCATCGTTGGTACTACCCGGACGGGGACGCGTCACTATGGAAGGATGTGCCTCTGAGCGCGTTGCAGCGGTCAATCTTGGGAGCCGTCCAGGGGTCTCCCGGAGCTGGGGTGCGGGAGATCGCCCGGTTGACGGGGCACCGCGCGTCCTCGGTTGCGTACACCCTCCAAGGCCTCGTCCGCGAGGGGATTCTACGCCAAGAACGCCTCCGCCGCTACGTTCGCTACTTTCCGACCGAGTAA
- the gcvH gene encoding glycine cleavage system protein GcvH — MSNVPETLRYTKDHEWARFEGNRARVGITDYAQDQLTDVVYVELPPVGKAIKQGDPLGTVESVKAVSEIFAPISGKVIDVNQALADKPELVNKDPYGEGWMVVLEAAGPSQANSLMDAATYRGHIGE, encoded by the coding sequence TTGTCCAACGTCCCGGAGACGCTTCGCTACACGAAGGACCACGAGTGGGCGAGATTCGAAGGGAACCGCGCCCGCGTCGGCATCACCGACTACGCGCAGGACCAGCTGACGGATGTGGTCTACGTCGAGTTGCCTCCGGTCGGGAAAGCGATCAAACAGGGGGACCCCCTCGGCACGGTCGAGTCCGTGAAGGCCGTGAGCGAGATCTTCGCGCCGATCAGTGGCAAGGTCATCGACGTGAACCAGGCCCTTGCGGACAAGCCGGAGCTCGTGAACAAGGACCCGTACGGGGAGGGCTGGATGGTCGTCCTCGAGGCCGCGGGGCCGTCGCAGGCGAACTCGCTGATGGACGCCGCGACGTACCGCGGGCACATCGGCGAGTGA
- a CDS encoding class I SAM-dependent methyltransferase, translating to MRRSKASVRDTYDRIASSYASSRTRPWPEVLEFIATLPARSAILDVGCGHGRHAKPAARAGHRVVGVDLCRPLLAIGRDAPASRIRDPVEWVVGDATSLPVRDSTFDAALCVAVLHHLPSRDDRLASLAEVRRVLRPSGRAFVSVWARDNPYLRDVVGVRSEDDDVEVPWHLPDGTEVPRFYHLFSEGELERLIIESRLHGERFFRASGNDFAVATKHG from the coding sequence ATGCGCCGTTCGAAGGCGTCCGTGCGCGACACCTACGATCGGATCGCGTCGTCCTACGCGTCATCTCGGACGCGTCCCTGGCCGGAGGTCCTCGAGTTCATCGCGACGCTGCCCGCAAGGTCGGCGATCCTCGACGTCGGATGCGGCCACGGTCGGCATGCGAAGCCGGCGGCCCGCGCGGGCCATCGGGTCGTCGGCGTCGATCTCTGTCGGCCGTTGCTCGCGATCGGCCGCGACGCTCCGGCATCGAGGATTCGCGATCCCGTGGAGTGGGTCGTCGGAGACGCGACCTCCTTGCCCGTTCGGGATTCGACCTTCGACGCGGCACTGTGCGTTGCAGTCCTCCATCACCTCCCGTCGCGCGACGATCGCCTCGCGTCCCTCGCGGAGGTGCGTCGCGTGTTGCGCCCTTCCGGACGCGCGTTCGTCAGCGTCTGGGCGAGAGACAATCCGTACTTGCGCGACGTCGTTGGCGTGCGATCCGAGGACGATGACGTCGAAGTCCCGTGGCACCTTCCCGACGGCACCGAGGTGCCGCGGTTCTATCATCTCTTCTCCGAGGGCGAGCTCGAGCGATTAATTATCGAATCCCGGCTTCACGGAGAAAGGTTTTTCCGGGCCTCTGGGAACGATTTTGCGGTGGCGACGAAACATGGCTGA
- a CDS encoding nicotinate phosphoribosyltransferase has protein sequence MPKPASGRDFYIATADEIRAGRTTDIYFVRTLDILKKAGRDRVNVVAEVTTGALPNGWPWGIFCSLEEVVHLLEGKAVSLWALPEGSVFPAKTPRGIPAPVMIVEGAYGDWAMYETPVLGMICQASGIATKAARIRKLADGKQVLSFGVRRMHPGIAPLIERSVTVGGLDAITTPLGADLLGAPAVGTMPHALVIVMGGPREAFAAVHKYLEAKIPRIALVDTYYDEKTEALMAVEAIPDLAGVRLDTPASRRGNFAAIVREVRWELDLRGHEDVKIFVSGSVDEKSIPALLEAGVDGFGVGTSLSNAPTIDFAMDIVQVDGTPSAKRGKFGGRKDLQRCPKDGTYEVAAKTCPVCGSKMASAYVQYLDRGRTTASLPALAEIRERAVRETQRASLES, from the coding sequence ATGCCCAAGCCCGCGTCCGGCCGTGACTTCTACATCGCCACGGCGGACGAGATTCGAGCGGGCCGGACGACGGACATCTACTTCGTGCGGACCCTCGACATCCTGAAGAAAGCGGGCCGGGACCGGGTGAACGTCGTCGCGGAAGTGACGACGGGCGCCTTGCCGAACGGATGGCCGTGGGGGATCTTCTGCAGCCTCGAGGAGGTCGTGCATCTCCTCGAAGGCAAGGCGGTCAGCCTCTGGGCGCTCCCGGAGGGAAGCGTCTTCCCGGCGAAGACGCCACGGGGCATTCCGGCCCCGGTGATGATCGTCGAGGGAGCGTACGGCGACTGGGCGATGTACGAGACGCCGGTCCTCGGGATGATCTGCCAGGCGAGCGGCATCGCGACGAAGGCCGCGCGCATCCGAAAGCTCGCGGATGGCAAGCAAGTCCTCTCCTTCGGCGTGCGCCGCATGCATCCGGGGATCGCGCCGCTGATCGAGCGGTCCGTGACGGTCGGCGGTCTTGATGCGATCACGACGCCCCTCGGCGCCGATCTCCTCGGCGCGCCCGCGGTGGGAACGATGCCCCACGCCCTCGTCATCGTGATGGGCGGTCCGCGGGAGGCGTTCGCAGCGGTCCACAAGTACCTCGAGGCGAAAATCCCCCGCATCGCCCTCGTCGACACGTACTACGACGAGAAGACGGAGGCGCTCATGGCCGTCGAGGCGATCCCCGATCTTGCGGGCGTGCGGCTCGACACGCCGGCGTCGCGGCGGGGGAACTTCGCGGCGATCGTCCGCGAGGTCCGTTGGGAGCTCGACCTGCGCGGCCACGAGGACGTCAAGATCTTCGTCTCCGGGTCGGTCGACGAGAAATCGATCCCTGCCTTGCTCGAGGCAGGCGTGGACGGATTCGGCGTGGGCACGAGCCTGAGCAACGCGCCGACGATCGACTTCGCGATGGACATCGTCCAGGTCGACGGCACGCCGAGCGCAAAGCGCGGGAAGTTCGGCGGTCGGAAAGACCTCCAGCGTTGTCCGAAAGACGGCACGTACGAAGTCGCCGCGAAGACGTGCCCCGTTTGCGGCTCGAAGATGGCGTCGGCGTACGTCCAGTACCTGGACCGCGGGCGCACGACGGCCTCGCTGCCGGCCCTCGCCGAAATTCGCGAGCGCGCGGTGCGGGAGACGCAGCGGGCGTCGCTCGAATCCTGA
- a CDS encoding M20/M25/M40 family metallo-hydrolase, with translation MNVREYARSTLEEFVRIPSTPESDMSPILKAAEAAIEDLGLRPVVHPDIHAVVASSGSGGVLLNGHLDTVPMGSGWTHAPGSWEGDFLYGRGTADMKAGCAAALAAARALLDENVPFSLVFTTDEETTMNGAMKLASSEEVKTAAAVVVAEPSALRVITSEKGLLWFRATTRGRGAHGSMPHLGDNAIHRMARVLLQLERYGRPKDVHTEVTVSVGAIHGGTKANVVADACSADLDCRYPPGMTKDDVEVLLRDAFATAKEDVSLELFHEVPAFAVPTDAGHVRLLRDLAGTEVAAVTYGTEMAYYGQENPRCAVFGPGETERIHVPDERVALADVVRAAEILAAYGARMRATTKGSNTHRK, from the coding sequence ATGAACGTCCGCGAGTACGCCCGCTCGACCCTCGAGGAGTTCGTGCGGATCCCCTCGACCCCGGAGTCGGACATGTCGCCGATCCTGAAGGCCGCCGAGGCGGCGATCGAGGACCTCGGCCTCCGCCCGGTCGTCCATCCGGACATCCATGCGGTCGTCGCATCTTCGGGATCGGGCGGGGTCCTCCTGAACGGCCACCTCGACACCGTGCCGATGGGATCCGGTTGGACGCACGCCCCGGGAAGCTGGGAAGGCGATTTCCTCTACGGCCGGGGGACCGCAGACATGAAAGCGGGATGCGCCGCGGCGTTGGCCGCCGCCCGCGCCCTGTTGGACGAGAACGTCCCTTTCTCCCTCGTCTTCACGACCGACGAGGAGACGACAATGAACGGGGCGATGAAGCTCGCGTCGTCCGAGGAAGTCAAGACCGCCGCCGCGGTCGTTGTCGCGGAGCCGTCGGCGTTGCGGGTCATCACGTCCGAGAAAGGACTCCTCTGGTTCCGCGCGACCACGAGAGGGCGGGGCGCGCACGGGAGCATGCCGCATCTCGGGGACAACGCGATCCACCGGATGGCCCGGGTGCTGCTCCAACTCGAGCGGTACGGCCGACCGAAGGACGTTCACACCGAGGTGACCGTCAGCGTGGGCGCGATCCACGGCGGCACGAAAGCGAACGTCGTCGCGGACGCGTGTAGCGCGGACCTCGACTGCCGGTATCCTCCGGGGATGACGAAGGACGACGTCGAGGTGCTCCTCCGCGACGCCTTCGCGACGGCGAAGGAGGACGTGTCCCTCGAGTTGTTCCACGAGGTTCCCGCCTTCGCGGTGCCGACGGACGCCGGGCACGTGCGACTCCTGCGAGATCTCGCCGGGACGGAGGTCGCCGCTGTCACATACGGCACGGAGATGGCCTATTACGGACAAGAGAACCCTCGGTGCGCCGTCTTTGGCCCGGGCGAAACGGAACGGATCCACGTCCCCGACGAACGCGTCGCTCTGGCGGACGTCGTGCGCGCCGCGGAGATTCTCGCCGCCTACGGAGCAAGGATGAGGGCGACGACCAAAGGCTCTAATACGCACAGAAAGTAG
- the trmY gene encoding tRNA (pseudouridine(54)-N(1))-methyltransferase TrmY, with protein sequence MRRFLIVGHRASTSPTFSLDDLAGTAGRMDILLHAANAALLLAHGIRREAEAALLLLGPPDPPRLVRLIGHRLRSYQPDIRSNAALVRAALANPSRVEREVAPGVLASRATLEDSLDRLGPTFVELREDGTDIRKTDLPTDATFLLSDNQDLSADEKRIVRERGALVVNVGPLPLHADQAIAIVHNELDRRNA encoded by the coding sequence GTGCGGCGGTTCCTGATTGTGGGGCATCGAGCGTCGACCTCGCCCACGTTCTCCCTGGACGACCTGGCGGGAACCGCCGGACGGATGGACATTCTCCTCCATGCAGCCAACGCGGCCCTCCTCCTCGCCCACGGCATCCGTCGGGAGGCGGAGGCCGCGCTCCTGCTCCTAGGCCCTCCGGATCCGCCGCGGCTCGTCCGGCTGATCGGACACCGGCTCCGCAGCTACCAGCCGGACATCCGCAGCAACGCCGCGCTCGTCCGCGCGGCGCTCGCGAACCCGTCTCGCGTGGAACGAGAGGTGGCACCCGGCGTGCTCGCGTCGCGCGCGACGCTCGAGGATTCCCTCGACCGTCTGGGCCCGACGTTCGTCGAGTTGCGGGAGGACGGCACGGACATCCGCAAGACGGACCTCCCGACGGACGCGACGTTCCTCCTCTCGGATAACCAGGACCTCTCGGCGGACGAGAAACGCATTGTCCGGGAGCGAGGAGCCCTCGTCGTGAACGTAGGGCCCCTCCCCCTCCACGCGGACCAGGCGATCGCAATCGTCCACAACGAGCTCGACCGGAGGAACGCATGA
- a CDS encoding bifunctional helix-turn-helix transcriptional regulator/GNAT family N-acetyltransferase → MVARSVRQRVAETRGFNRFYTKQIGVLQEAFLRSPFSLTEARVVYELAQHDETTATELRSELGIDAGYLSRILKQFQARGLLRTRRSRTDGRQVRLALSEQGRDAFTMLNERSDEEIGAMLGRLSAAEQTRLLRAMRTITGLLDAPRGRKPALLLRRPRPGDMGWVVHRHGALYWEEYGWDARFEALVASIVAEFVQRFDPKRERCWIAELGGEIVGCVFLVKKTATVAKLRLLLVEPRARGFGIGNRLVNECIRFARRAGYRKVTLWTNDVLVAARHIYERAGFRLVDEERHRSYGKDLVGQTRELTL, encoded by the coding sequence ATGGTCGCGAGAAGCGTCCGTCAGCGGGTGGCCGAAACGCGCGGGTTCAATCGGTTCTACACGAAACAAATCGGCGTCCTGCAGGAAGCGTTCCTGCGGAGCCCGTTCTCCCTTACGGAGGCTCGCGTGGTCTACGAACTCGCGCAGCATGACGAGACGACGGCGACGGAACTCCGATCTGAACTAGGCATCGACGCGGGCTACCTGAGCCGGATCCTGAAACAATTCCAGGCTCGCGGCCTCCTCCGGACCAGGCGGTCCCGGACGGACGGGCGCCAGGTCCGGCTCGCCCTCTCGGAGCAGGGACGGGACGCGTTCACCATGCTGAACGAACGATCCGACGAGGAGATCGGCGCGATGCTGGGCCGGCTGTCGGCCGCCGAGCAAACGCGCCTCCTCCGGGCGATGCGCACGATCACAGGCCTCTTGGACGCGCCGCGGGGACGGAAGCCCGCGCTGCTGCTCCGACGGCCGAGGCCGGGGGACATGGGCTGGGTCGTCCACCGCCACGGCGCGCTGTATTGGGAGGAGTACGGGTGGGACGCACGGTTCGAGGCGCTCGTCGCGAGCATCGTCGCCGAGTTCGTCCAGCGCTTCGACCCGAAGCGGGAACGGTGCTGGATCGCCGAGCTCGGCGGCGAGATCGTCGGCTGCGTGTTCCTCGTCAAGAAGACCGCCACGGTCGCGAAGTTGCGACTCCTCCTCGTCGAGCCGAGGGCGCGCGGCTTCGGCATCGGAAACCGGCTCGTGAACGAATGCATCCGCTTCGCGCGGCGCGCGGGCTACCGGAAAGTTACCTTGTGGACGAACGACGTGCTGGTGGCGGCTCGACACATCTACGAGCGCGCCGGGTTCCGCCTCGTCGACGAGGAGCGCCATCGGAGCTATGGCAAGGACCTCGTCGGCCAAACGAGGGAGCTGACCCTGTGA
- the mutY gene encoding A/G-specific adenine glycosylase produces the protein MGEPSVPEVRRRLLSWYDANRRDLPWRRTRDPYRILVAEYLLQRTRIVSGTPYYERFLARFPTVQELAAASLDDVLRVWEGLGFYGRARNLHAAARSIVERHRGQIPRSVEELESLPGIGPYTAGAIASIAFGIPVAAIDGNVTRVIARLFRIREDVSKAVARRRIAEIASQLVPPERPGAFNQAMMELGATVCTPTSPACDRCPVEILCLARLAGEERELPVSGAPRPPRTVPVVFGLVRRRDRVLLVRRPEKGLLAGLWALPGGEMPGAMDERRALRALIRDQAGLRVRVDSRFAPVSHTFSHRRWRGAIYSCAAIGSIRRGVEARWVRLEDAPATPLVPFHRKALVDAVKSARSE, from the coding sequence ATGGGTGAGCCCTCCGTGCCCGAGGTCCGGAGGCGCCTCCTATCGTGGTATGACGCGAACCGGCGGGACCTCCCGTGGCGGCGCACGCGGGACCCGTATCGGATCCTCGTGGCCGAATACCTCCTGCAGCGGACGCGCATCGTCTCGGGGACTCCGTACTACGAGCGGTTCCTCGCGCGCTTCCCGACCGTGCAGGAACTCGCGGCCGCGTCCCTCGACGATGTCCTCAGGGTGTGGGAGGGCCTGGGCTTCTACGGCCGCGCGCGGAACCTGCACGCCGCCGCTCGCTCAATCGTGGAGCGTCACCGCGGACAGATCCCGCGATCGGTCGAGGAGCTCGAATCGCTGCCGGGAATCGGACCGTACACGGCCGGCGCGATCGCGAGCATCGCCTTCGGGATCCCGGTCGCCGCGATCGACGGGAACGTAACGCGCGTAATCGCCCGGCTCTTCCGGATCCGGGAGGACGTGTCGAAGGCGGTCGCCCGGCGGAGGATCGCCGAGATCGCATCCCAGCTCGTCCCGCCTGAACGGCCCGGGGCGTTCAACCAGGCGATGATGGAACTCGGCGCGACCGTCTGCACGCCCACGTCGCCCGCGTGCGACCGGTGTCCCGTCGAAATCCTCTGCCTCGCGCGGCTTGCGGGCGAGGAGCGGGAGCTCCCCGTGTCGGGCGCTCCCCGACCGCCCCGGACGGTTCCGGTCGTGTTCGGCCTCGTGCGTCGCAGGGACCGCGTCCTCCTCGTCCGTCGCCCGGAGAAGGGACTGCTCGCCGGGCTGTGGGCGCTGCCGGGCGGGGAGATGCCCGGGGCGATGGACGAACGACGGGCGCTCCGAGCGCTGATCCGGGACCAGGCCGGACTCCGGGTCCGCGTCGATTCGAGGTTCGCGCCGGTATCGCACACGTTCTCGCACCGGAGGTGGCGCGGGGCGATCTACTCCTGTGCGGCGATCGGTTCGATCCGCCGCGGCGTGGAGGCCCGGTGGGTGCGCTTGGAGGACGCGCCGGCGACTCCGCTCGTCCCGTTCCACCGGAAGGCGCTCGTCGACGCCGTGAAGTCGGCGCGATCCGAATGA
- a CDS encoding N-glycosylase/DNA lyase, producing the protein MTPRYRGVDALRTEYESKRSDIERRLEDFRRFGRTQEERLFEELCFCILAVQTGARRSDAAVAGLRDANLLWSGRPSDLASFLRHRTRFHNHKAAFIVRARERFSVEGDGRLSATLGSFASSKDARAWLVREVDGVGLKEASHFLRNTGHGEDLAILDRHILRNLIRHGVIRRMPRTLTAKRYLEIETRMERFARDVGIPMAALDLVFWSRETGEIFK; encoded by the coding sequence TTGACGCCCCGCTACCGCGGTGTCGATGCCCTACGGACCGAGTACGAGTCGAAGCGCTCGGACATCGAGAGGCGCCTCGAGGACTTCCGCCGCTTCGGCCGCACCCAAGAAGAGCGCCTGTTCGAGGAGCTGTGTTTCTGCATCCTCGCCGTCCAGACGGGGGCGCGCCGGTCCGATGCCGCCGTCGCGGGGCTCCGGGACGCGAATCTGCTATGGTCGGGTCGGCCCTCGGACCTCGCCTCCTTCCTCCGCCACCGAACGCGCTTCCACAATCACAAGGCCGCCTTCATCGTCCGCGCGCGCGAACGTTTCTCGGTCGAAGGCGATGGCCGCCTCTCGGCAACGTTGGGTTCGTTCGCCTCCTCGAAAGACGCCCGCGCCTGGCTCGTGCGGGAGGTCGACGGTGTCGGTCTCAAGGAGGCGAGTCACTTCTTGCGGAACACGGGGCACGGCGAGGATCTCGCGATCTTGGACCGCCACATCCTGAGGAACCTCATCCGCCACGGCGTCATCCGACGCATGCCGCGCACGCTGACGGCCAAGCGCTACCTCGAGATCGAGACGCGCATGGAGCGGTTCGCCCGCGACGTCGGCATCCCGATGGCGGCGCTCGATCTCGTGTTCTGGAGCCGCGAGACGGGCGAGATTTTCAAGTGA
- the sodN gene encoding superoxide dismutase, Ni produces the protein MSLLYSLARWLDRVSPAPIAYAHCDIPCGIYDPHHAQLAAHTVIRMNLLISELPKPFPGDSAQMVQDYNNKMARYIATKEQHAEIAKSELRILWADYFKPEHLKTFPELHDLFWKALKTASKARQEINLQAAEDLLKATNDIASVFWKTKGVETVTTKAPYPTERMTVYPKFK, from the coding sequence ATGTCACTCCTGTACTCGTTGGCCCGATGGCTCGACCGCGTTTCCCCGGCCCCGATCGCGTATGCGCATTGCGACATCCCGTGCGGCATCTACGATCCGCACCATGCGCAGCTCGCCGCGCACACCGTCATCCGGATGAACCTGCTGATCAGCGAGCTGCCGAAGCCGTTCCCAGGCGACTCCGCCCAGATGGTGCAGGACTACAACAACAAGATGGCGCGGTACATCGCGACGAAAGAACAGCACGCCGAGATCGCGAAGAGCGAGCTCCGCATCCTGTGGGCGGACTACTTCAAGCCGGAGCACCTGAAGACGTTCCCGGAGCTCCACGACCTCTTCTGGAAGGCGCTGAAGACCGCGTCGAAGGCGCGACAAGAGATCAACCTGCAAGCCGCGGAGGACCTCCTCAAGGCGACGAACGACATCGCGTCGGTTTTCTGGAAGACGAAAGGCGTCGAGACGGTCACGACGAAGGCGCCGTATCCGACCGAACGGATGACGGTTTACCCGAAGTTCAAGTGA